In Desulfosudis oleivorans Hxd3, the DNA window CACCGCCGGGTGGGCAAGGACCGGATCGAGTTCCAGATGACAAGGGCGATTTGAGGGGAATGAGAGATACTTAAACTTCGTGTGCCTCCTTTCCTTCGTGATCTTCGTGGTGAGATACAGCCTCGATGAGCCGGAAAAGATCACGATCACGAGTATGATTACGAGCAAGAGAAAGGTTAAGAGGGGTGGCGGTTTTCGATTTCGATAGCGATCCCGATCCCGATTTCGATGACCTGTTCTGAGAGGAGGGGCAGGATATGGTGGCTGAAAATTTTATGGGTAAGTATCTGGCTGATTATACTTTTGAAGATCTGATTGGCATGACCCGGAAACAGTTGATGGCGCTTTTTTATCAGCTTGACGCGCCGGATATGGGGGAGATGCGCGGGGAATACCGGGCCATGCTGCTGGACAGCGGGTATATTATCAACCGGATTCTGGCCCGGCTTTATCTTCATTTCACGTGGGGAGACTGGCAACACAAGGCGTTTGAGCCCCTGGGCGAGGCCCACGGCCACGGGTACAATACATTTATCACGGACCAGACGATCCTTTATGAAAACTACTATGCGGCCGCTTTTATGAAACTGGTAAGCGTTTTTAAATCCTTTTTCCGGACAAACTCGCCCCGGCGCCTGGCCCGGATCATGCTAAACAGAACTTCCATGGTCACGTCGGTGTTTGACGGCCGGCCCTCATTCCAGCTTCGTTACAGAGATTATAATACTTTTTTCACCAGCACCATGACCGACGAGGTGCGAAAGGTCAATGACCGGCTCTATCTGGGCATTGGCAGGCTTACCGTCACCTTTGGCAAATACAACCCCATGCCCTTTGTTCTTATCGGCCCGCCCGGCCCTTGGACAGGGCCGGACATCCCCTGGCCGGAAAATACAAGAAGGTAGAATCACGCCAACTCCCCTGAGAAAATCCGGGCCCGACCGGAAGCCCATGTCCTTGACATTTTATCCGGATGCTATAATGTTTGAAAACATTCACAGGGGGTTACCCCCGAAATATTTTGTCCCGCGCCGTGCACCTGCGGCCGAATAAACTCGTGCAATATCCGGGCTAGTCAGTTGATCTGAATGGGACTGAATTGTGGTGCGGTAAAAAAGGAGAAACAAAAAATGCTGGAGCTCAAGGACATCACCCTGCGTCTGGACGATGGCCGTGCGGTACTGGACGGCGTCAGCGTCACATTGCAGAACAGAAAAATTTATGCTGTTACAGGCCCGAACGGCAGCGGCAAGTCGTCGCTGGCCCGTATCATTATGGGGCTGCAGCAGCCCACGGCGGGACGGATACTGCTTGACGGGCAGGATATTACGGATATGGACATCACCCAGCGGGCCGGGCTCGGCATCGGCTATGCCTTTCAGCACCCGCCCCGTTTCAAGGGCATCAAGGTGCGGGAGCTGATCAAGCTCGCCGACGGCAGCAGAAACAAGGCGGGCATCTGTGACATGCTTTACAGCGTGGGGCTGTGCGCGCAGGAGTACCTGGAGCGGGATGCCGACGCCACCCTTTCGGGCGGTGAGGCCAAGCGTATCGAAATCGCGACGGTGCTGGCCCGCCGCCTGAGGCTTGCGGTGTTCGATGAGCCGGAAGCGGGCATCGACCTGTGGAGTTTTCAGAAGCTGGCCGATACGTTCCGCGAGATGCACGGGAAATCCGACACCACCATCGTGATCATATCCCATCAGGAGCGCATTCTGGAGCTGGCCGATGATATACTGCTCATAAAGGAGGGGCGTCTCGCTCCCGTGCCGCGTGACATAATCCTCACGTCCAATAATTCAGAAGCGAACTGCCGCTGCCGGCAAAGCTGCGGAAAGAGAGGAGAGGCTCATGTTGAGTGCGCTTGACAAACAACTGCTGGAAAAGGTCGCCGACCTGCACGATGTGCCCAAAGGCGCTTATAACATCCGTCGCAACGGAGAGGGCGTTCAGCGCAACACTACCGCCAACATCGACATTGTGACGAAAAAGGATAAACCGGGCATCGACATTCTTGTGAAGCCCGGAACAAAAGGCGAGAGCGTCCACATCCCCGTTATTCTTTCCGCCGAGGGCATGAAGGATGTGGTATACAACACGTTTGAAATAGGTGAAGACGCGGACGTGCTGATTGTGGCGGGTTGCGGCATCCATAACGCGGGCGGCGAAACGGAGCAGCACGACGGCGTACACGAATTCTTTATTCGCAAGGGCGCGCGGATCCGCTACGTTGAAAAGCACTATGGAGAGGGCCCGGGCACGGGCAAGCGCGTGCTCAACCCCAAAACCGTTATTCACGCGGAGGATGGCGCCGTGGTCGAGCTGGAACTCGTGCAGATCATGGGCGTGGATGACACCCGGCGCGACACCGAAATCACCCTGGCCGACCGGGCAAAGCTTGTCGTCACGGAACGGCTGCTCACGGATTTTTCGCAGAAAGCGGCCTCGGGCATTGATATCCGTATCAACGGCGAGGATGCCTCGGCCCAGGTGATATCGCGCTCGGTGGCACGGGGAAATTCCCGGCAGGAATTTTTGTTCAATCTGGACGGCTACAGCCGGTGCCGCGGGCATATCCAGTGCGACGCCATCATCATGGACAATGCCGTGGTGATATCGACGCCGAAAATCGGGGCTTTTTGCGAACACGCGCAGCTCGTTCACGAGGCGGCCATCGGACGGCTTGAATCCCAGCAGCTTTTAAAGCTCATGTCGCTGGGGCTTTCGGAAAAGGAAGCCGAGGACACGATACTCAAGGGGTTCCTGAAATAAAAACC includes these proteins:
- a CDS encoding SufB/SufD family protein → MLSALDKQLLEKVADLHDVPKGAYNIRRNGEGVQRNTTANIDIVTKKDKPGIDILVKPGTKGESVHIPVILSAEGMKDVVYNTFEIGEDADVLIVAGCGIHNAGGETEQHDGVHEFFIRKGARIRYVEKHYGEGPGTGKRVLNPKTVIHAEDGAVVELELVQIMGVDDTRRDTEITLADRAKLVVTERLLTDFSQKAASGIDIRINGEDASAQVISRSVARGNSRQEFLFNLDGYSRCRGHIQCDAIIMDNAVVISTPKIGAFCEHAQLVHEAAIGRLESQQLLKLMSLGLSEKEAEDTILKGFLK
- a CDS encoding ABC transporter ATP-binding protein — its product is MGLNCGAVKKEKQKMLELKDITLRLDDGRAVLDGVSVTLQNRKIYAVTGPNGSGKSSLARIIMGLQQPTAGRILLDGQDITDMDITQRAGLGIGYAFQHPPRFKGIKVRELIKLADGSRNKAGICDMLYSVGLCAQEYLERDADATLSGGEAKRIEIATVLARRLRLAVFDEPEAGIDLWSFQKLADTFREMHGKSDTTIVIISHQERILELADDILLIKEGRLAPVPRDIILTSNNSEANCRCRQSCGKRGEAHVECA